The following proteins are encoded in a genomic region of Sorangiineae bacterium MSr12523:
- a CDS encoding response regulator gives MRLQQVPDGSKRYILQKLHILVVEDDRDSRSMISRFLQQAGARVTAVCDAFEALQVIRAVRPDVILSDIAMPGMDGHALIRHVRSSPAAMGALVPAIAVSAFAAHDDRMTAIHAGFDEHLAKPVDFGAMLQAILRVVREKRDTSDKATIPPVASS, from the coding sequence ATGCGGTTGCAGCAAGTCCCCGACGGTTCGAAGCGATACATCCTTCAAAAGCTTCACATCCTGGTGGTCGAGGATGACCGGGATTCGCGCTCGATGATCTCGCGCTTCCTGCAACAGGCGGGTGCGCGGGTCACCGCGGTGTGCGATGCGTTCGAGGCGCTACAGGTCATTCGTGCCGTGCGTCCGGATGTCATCTTGTCCGACATCGCCATGCCCGGCATGGACGGACATGCCCTCATTCGCCACGTGCGAAGTTCGCCCGCCGCGATGGGTGCCCTGGTGCCCGCCATTGCGGTAAGCGCCTTCGCCGCGCACGACGATCGCATGACCGCGATCCACGCCGGTTTCGACGAGCACCTCGCCAAGCCCGTGGACTTCGGCGCGATGCTGCAAGCCATCTTGCGGGTCGTCCGCGAGAAGCGCGACACATCGGACAAGGCGACGATCCCGCCGGTCGCGAGTTCGTAA
- a CDS encoding Smr/MutS family protein, whose translation MSAEYPTSSALEAAAPAKTRADLEWDRVLSAVAERCQGDMGKSEALSLSFAGTREEVRARLAEAKEAHSCLLAGEPLPVSATFDVTEAVQRLKVGGALGPIELRGIGGMLTAARALRRFLHARRGTLPALYAACATDPTLDGLAEEVAGSFDPDGTLSDRASPALGRLRAERQAARQRMLARLEDLMVRYERVLQDKFVTEREGRYVLPVRSDAHERFPGLVHATSASGSTIFVEPRAVIPMGNRLKMLDAEVEREEIAVYTRLSTLLGDALASLEACRAAIARADVLAAIAQLAEELGLVFPNVVDEPRLDLKKARHPLLALDGTKVIASDLAIGAGHAVVVSGPNAGGKTVALKTMGLAALMVRAGLPVACDEGSVVGIFDVVVSDVGDDQNLSKNLSTFSAHVSNLRDILDAAHRGALVLLDELAGGTDPREGEALAAGVLDSLCARGGAVVVTTHYEGLKALALADERFQNASVGFDLTTMEPTFRVTIGIPGSSSALAVARRFGMPGTVIERAERFLSREDQSFETLVKRLHEERAALELARSAATTREREAEQARARLEAEIARTRDQEARIVSREAEALLASLRRAKDDLREAQARLRAKKLDEAQLRDAERAIQRVSGAVALGGELEPVVRAREARERGEAAERRPLAPGEVRRGTRVYVPRLRAEAEVVEVSGESVRVSAGALKLNVPLGELRSAAPAEPAAPAKPAPAAAPGGEARRDPAIATSDNTCDLRGLRVDDALALATSFLDRCLNERRSVAFLLHGHGTGALRDALRKELKSSSYVAHMRSGTQEEGGDGVTVVWLS comes from the coding sequence TTGAGCGCTGAGTATCCGACATCATCGGCCTTGGAGGCAGCGGCCCCGGCGAAAACGCGCGCGGATCTCGAATGGGACCGGGTGCTTTCGGCGGTCGCCGAACGCTGCCAGGGCGACATGGGGAAGTCCGAGGCCCTTTCGCTGTCGTTCGCCGGCACCAGGGAAGAGGTGCGCGCGCGGCTGGCCGAGGCCAAAGAAGCGCACTCGTGCCTGCTCGCGGGCGAGCCTCTTCCGGTCAGCGCCACTTTCGACGTGACGGAAGCGGTGCAGCGCCTCAAGGTGGGCGGTGCCCTCGGCCCCATCGAGTTGCGCGGCATCGGCGGCATGCTCACGGCGGCGCGTGCGCTGCGTCGCTTTCTCCATGCGCGCCGCGGTACGTTGCCCGCGCTCTATGCGGCGTGTGCCACCGATCCGACGTTGGATGGGCTCGCCGAGGAGGTGGCGGGCTCCTTCGATCCGGATGGCACCCTGTCCGATCGCGCGAGCCCCGCGTTGGGCCGCCTTCGCGCCGAGCGCCAGGCCGCGCGTCAACGCATGCTGGCGCGCTTGGAAGATCTCATGGTGCGCTACGAGCGCGTCCTGCAGGACAAGTTCGTCACCGAGCGTGAAGGGCGATACGTCCTGCCCGTGCGCTCCGACGCGCACGAGCGCTTCCCCGGCTTGGTGCACGCCACGAGCGCCAGCGGATCGACCATCTTCGTCGAGCCGCGTGCGGTCATCCCGATGGGCAACCGCCTCAAGATGCTCGACGCGGAGGTGGAGCGCGAGGAGATTGCAGTCTACACGCGTCTATCGACGCTGTTGGGCGACGCGCTCGCGAGCCTCGAAGCCTGCCGTGCCGCCATCGCGCGGGCCGATGTGCTTGCAGCGATTGCGCAGCTGGCCGAGGAGCTCGGGCTAGTATTTCCCAACGTGGTCGACGAGCCGCGGCTCGACTTGAAGAAGGCGCGCCACCCGCTCTTGGCGCTCGATGGGACGAAGGTCATCGCGAGCGATCTGGCCATCGGCGCAGGGCATGCGGTGGTGGTGAGCGGCCCCAACGCGGGCGGGAAAACGGTGGCCCTCAAGACGATGGGGCTCGCGGCGCTGATGGTGCGCGCGGGGCTTCCCGTCGCGTGCGACGAGGGCAGCGTCGTCGGCATTTTCGACGTGGTGGTGAGCGACGTCGGCGACGATCAGAACCTGTCGAAAAACCTGTCCACGTTCAGCGCGCACGTCTCCAACCTGCGCGACATCTTGGATGCGGCCCATCGCGGCGCACTGGTGCTGCTCGACGAGCTCGCGGGCGGAACCGATCCGCGCGAGGGCGAGGCGCTCGCCGCAGGTGTGCTCGATTCACTGTGCGCACGCGGCGGCGCCGTCGTGGTCACCACGCACTACGAGGGCCTCAAGGCGCTCGCGCTGGCGGACGAGCGCTTTCAGAACGCGTCGGTGGGCTTCGACCTCACGACGATGGAGCCGACGTTCCGCGTCACCATCGGCATTCCGGGCAGCTCGAGTGCGCTCGCCGTGGCGCGGCGCTTCGGCATGCCGGGCACGGTCATCGAGCGCGCCGAACGCTTCCTGTCGCGCGAGGATCAGAGCTTCGAGACGCTCGTGAAACGGCTGCACGAGGAGCGCGCGGCCTTGGAGCTGGCGCGCAGTGCGGCGACGACCCGCGAGCGCGAGGCGGAGCAAGCACGCGCGCGGTTGGAGGCGGAGATCGCGCGCACGCGCGACCAAGAGGCGCGCATCGTCTCGCGCGAGGCCGAGGCACTGCTCGCGAGCCTGCGGCGCGCCAAGGACGATTTGCGCGAGGCGCAGGCCCGGCTGCGCGCGAAGAAGCTCGACGAGGCGCAGCTTCGCGATGCCGAGCGCGCGATCCAACGCGTCTCCGGTGCCGTGGCGCTGGGCGGCGAGCTGGAACCGGTCGTGCGCGCACGCGAAGCGCGCGAGCGCGGCGAGGCTGCGGAACGGCGGCCACTCGCGCCGGGTGAAGTCCGCCGCGGCACCCGCGTGTACGTGCCGCGTCTTCGCGCCGAGGCCGAGGTGGTGGAGGTCTCGGGCGAATCGGTGCGCGTCTCGGCGGGCGCGCTCAAGTTGAACGTGCCTTTGGGCGAGCTTCGCTCGGCCGCGCCCGCGGAACCTGCCGCCCCCGCCAAGCCGGCCCCCGCGGCCGCACCCGGAGGAGAAGCGCGCCGCGATCCCGCGATTGCGACCAGCGACAACACCTGCGACTTGCGCGGGCTGCGCGTCGATGATGCCCTGGCCCTGGCCACGTCCTTTCTCGATCGATGCCTCAACGAGCGCCGCTCGGTGGCCTTCCTTCTCCACGGACACGGCACCGGCGCCCTGCGCGATGCACTCCGCAAAGAGCTGAAGTCCAGCTCCTACGTGGCGCACATGCGCTCGGGCACCCAGGAAGAAGGCGGCGACGGCGTGACCGTGGTGTGGCTCAGTTAG
- a CDS encoding TetR/AcrR family transcriptional regulator encodes MAEKKERADPARSLLLLWGSHAKPGRSGLTVRAIVQAAIELADAKGLEAVSMRQVAEALKVGTMSLYTHVPGKGELTDLMLDTVLGEIYADEGEPARQPGGWREGMRFIARRNWEAYLRHPWMIEILGPRPALGPNLCLKYEAELRPLDGLGLTDIEMDSVLTLVLTHVSCAAAAKLSSERVQRESGMSDSEWWVTTGPILTQVMDESRFPVAGRVGSASSKAYEGLLDPMHMLTFGLERILDGVALLVEQRKQN; translated from the coding sequence GTGGCGGAGAAAAAGGAGCGCGCCGATCCGGCGCGCAGCCTGTTGTTGCTATGGGGTTCGCACGCGAAGCCCGGTCGTTCCGGGCTGACCGTGCGGGCCATCGTGCAGGCGGCGATCGAACTGGCCGATGCGAAAGGCCTCGAAGCCGTGTCGATGCGGCAAGTGGCCGAGGCCCTGAAGGTCGGGACCATGTCGCTGTACACGCACGTGCCGGGAAAGGGCGAGCTGACCGATCTGATGCTGGATACGGTGCTCGGCGAGATCTACGCGGACGAGGGCGAGCCGGCCCGGCAGCCCGGTGGCTGGCGCGAAGGCATGCGCTTCATCGCGCGTCGCAACTGGGAGGCGTACTTACGGCATCCGTGGATGATCGAAATCCTGGGACCGCGTCCCGCGTTGGGGCCGAACCTCTGTCTCAAATACGAGGCCGAGTTGCGGCCGCTCGACGGGCTCGGGCTCACCGACATCGAGATGGACTCGGTGCTGACATTGGTGCTGACGCACGTGTCCTGCGCAGCGGCCGCGAAGTTGAGCTCGGAGCGTGTGCAGCGTGAGAGCGGAATGAGCGACAGCGAGTGGTGGGTGACCACCGGGCCGATCCTGACCCAAGTGATGGACGAATCGCGCTTTCCGGTGGCCGGCCGCGTGGGCTCGGCCTCGTCGAAGGCCTACGAGGGCCTCTTGGATCCGATGCACATGCTGACCTTCGGCCTCGAGCGCATCCTCGACGGGGTGGCGCTCTTGGTGGAACAGCGCAAACAGAACTAA
- a CDS encoding thiamine pyrophosphate-dependent enzyme — translation MGYVHGGRIVAQALKRHGTTHLFTLCGGHIQAIYDGCLDEQIRVVDVRHEQTAGHAADGYARVTGKPGVCAVTAGPGVTDVVTAVANAQRAGVPMIVIGGAGPKLLTDMGSLQDMDHVSLMRPITKWSVQVPETRRIAEYIDAAFRVAQQGVPGPVFLEMPLDLLMNVHDDADQPATAPFAEPPRPGGDYRSIERAAALLREAQRPCFLVGSQLRWSPMFDAVARAADAYEVPFFLNGMARTALKANHPQLFSRSRKFALAQADVAFVFGTPFDFRVDYGRSPTWANDVKIVQIDLEGAELGRNRRVDLGIHGDSGLVLDQLLRALPSKKAPEWLSAVRAEETKRRAKMEAEIGSNDSPPNPLRVCAELGKRLKPNDIVVGDGGDFVATAAYVLKLEWPQLWMDPGPLGTLGVGPGYAMAAKLARPDANVVLVYGDGSFGLHGLEFEAMVRQNIPVIAVIGNDAGWTQIRRGQVEIYGTERAVATGLEYTRYEKVVEACGGFGAYVEKVEDLGPALDAAFAAGKPACVNVKIAKSDFRKGAISV, via the coding sequence ATGGGTTACGTCCACGGTGGTCGAATCGTCGCGCAGGCCCTCAAGCGTCATGGAACGACTCATCTCTTCACGCTGTGCGGGGGGCACATCCAGGCCATCTACGACGGCTGTCTCGATGAGCAGATCCGCGTCGTCGACGTGCGGCACGAGCAGACCGCCGGGCACGCAGCCGATGGCTACGCGCGTGTGACGGGTAAGCCCGGTGTCTGCGCCGTGACGGCAGGTCCCGGTGTAACCGACGTGGTGACCGCCGTGGCCAATGCGCAGCGGGCGGGCGTGCCCATGATCGTGATTGGAGGCGCGGGCCCCAAGCTCCTGACGGATATGGGCTCGCTCCAAGATATGGATCACGTGAGCCTGATGCGCCCCATCACGAAGTGGAGCGTGCAGGTTCCCGAGACGCGGCGCATCGCCGAGTACATCGATGCGGCGTTCCGTGTGGCGCAGCAGGGCGTGCCCGGCCCGGTGTTCCTGGAGATGCCGCTCGACCTGTTGATGAACGTGCACGACGACGCCGATCAGCCGGCGACCGCACCGTTCGCCGAGCCGCCGCGTCCCGGCGGCGATTACCGATCCATCGAGCGCGCGGCGGCGTTGCTCCGCGAGGCGCAGCGGCCGTGCTTCCTCGTGGGCTCGCAGCTCCGATGGTCGCCGATGTTCGATGCGGTGGCCCGCGCGGCCGACGCGTACGAGGTGCCGTTCTTTCTCAATGGGATGGCCCGCACCGCGCTGAAGGCGAACCACCCGCAGCTCTTTTCGCGCTCGCGCAAGTTCGCGCTGGCGCAGGCCGACGTTGCCTTCGTGTTCGGCACGCCGTTCGACTTCCGCGTCGATTATGGCCGCTCGCCGACGTGGGCCAACGACGTGAAAATCGTGCAGATCGATCTGGAGGGCGCCGAGCTGGGACGCAACCGCCGCGTGGACCTCGGCATTCACGGCGACAGCGGGCTCGTTTTGGACCAGCTGCTTCGCGCGCTGCCCTCGAAGAAGGCGCCCGAGTGGCTCTCGGCCGTGCGCGCAGAAGAGACGAAGCGGCGCGCGAAGATGGAGGCCGAGATCGGCTCCAACGATTCGCCGCCCAACCCGCTGCGCGTGTGCGCGGAATTGGGCAAGCGGCTCAAGCCGAACGACATCGTGGTGGGCGATGGCGGCGATTTCGTGGCGACGGCGGCCTACGTGCTCAAGTTGGAGTGGCCGCAGCTGTGGATGGACCCGGGCCCGCTGGGCACCTTGGGTGTGGGTCCCGGTTATGCGATGGCGGCGAAGCTTGCGCGGCCGGATGCGAACGTGGTGCTCGTCTACGGCGACGGAAGCTTCGGCCTGCACGGGCTCGAGTTCGAAGCGATGGTGCGGCAGAACATCCCGGTCATCGCGGTGATCGGCAACGACGCGGGCTGGACGCAAATCCGCCGCGGTCAGGTGGAGATTTACGGAACGGAGCGCGCGGTGGCCACGGGCCTGGAGTACACGCGCTACGAGAAGGTGGTCGAAGCGTGCGGCGGCTTCGGCGCCTACGTCGAGAAGGTGGAGGACCTCGGCCCCGCGCTCGACGCTGCGTTTGCCGCGGGCAAGCCGGCGTGCGTGAACGTGAAGATCGCCAAGAGCGACTTCCGCAAGGGTGCCATCAGCGTCTGA
- a CDS encoding efflux RND transporter periplasmic adaptor subunit — MSQQLSNDLLSLKIERNPRENKSGARWLTLVGGGAAALALGVVAYTAGIPYLEAKFFRTKVDVTEVAMVSPSQAQVELSATGYVVPQITARIGAKVIGRVAHTRIKEGSRVKAGDVMFELDAADQKSAIASAQARYEASSARASASHAQMREVQQQLAREKKLVATGAVAPAQSEDLDARVATMRETARAAEAEAHAQRAEVKALSVGLGNLTIVAPIDGTVVNKPVEVGAVVHPEIPLTELVDFDSLLIEADVPEAKMGSIKKDAPCEAVFDAIPNQRIRAVVVEVSPRLNRAKATGTIKVKLVDTVEGVLPEMSARVSFLSKPLEADQMKEPPRKVVPSSALAERAGSKVVFAVDGERVRMQRVDLGAPFGSGFELKHGPEPGTVLVRDPSPALADGQAIKRN, encoded by the coding sequence ATGTCGCAACAGCTATCGAACGACCTTTTGTCGCTCAAGATCGAGCGCAATCCACGAGAGAACAAGAGCGGCGCACGTTGGCTGACCCTCGTCGGCGGCGGTGCGGCCGCGTTGGCCTTGGGCGTGGTCGCATACACGGCGGGCATTCCCTACCTGGAGGCAAAGTTCTTCCGAACCAAGGTCGACGTGACCGAGGTGGCCATGGTGTCGCCGTCGCAAGCCCAGGTGGAGTTGAGCGCGACCGGCTACGTCGTACCGCAAATCACGGCACGCATTGGCGCGAAAGTCATTGGACGGGTCGCGCACACGCGCATCAAGGAGGGCTCGCGTGTGAAGGCGGGCGACGTGATGTTCGAGCTCGATGCCGCGGATCAAAAGAGCGCCATCGCATCGGCCCAAGCGCGGTACGAAGCGTCGTCGGCGCGCGCATCGGCATCGCACGCGCAGATGCGGGAGGTGCAGCAGCAGCTCGCCCGCGAGAAAAAGCTGGTCGCCACCGGCGCCGTGGCCCCGGCCCAATCGGAAGATCTCGATGCGCGCGTAGCCACGATGCGTGAGACCGCGCGCGCCGCGGAAGCGGAGGCCCACGCGCAAAGGGCGGAGGTGAAGGCGCTTTCCGTGGGCCTCGGGAATTTGACCATCGTGGCGCCCATCGACGGCACCGTCGTGAACAAGCCGGTGGAGGTGGGGGCGGTGGTCCATCCGGAGATCCCGCTGACCGAGCTGGTGGACTTCGATTCGCTGCTCATCGAGGCCGACGTGCCCGAGGCGAAGATGGGCAGCATCAAAAAGGACGCCCCGTGCGAGGCCGTCTTCGATGCGATTCCCAACCAGCGCATTCGCGCGGTGGTGGTCGAGGTGAGCCCTCGGTTGAACCGCGCAAAGGCCACCGGCACGATCAAAGTGAAACTCGTCGACACCGTCGAGGGCGTGCTTCCCGAGATGAGCGCCCGGGTGAGCTTTTTGTCCAAGCCTCTCGAGGCGGACCAAATGAAGGAGCCGCCGCGCAAAGTCGTGCCTTCGTCGGCATTGGCCGAGCGCGCGGGCAGCAAAGTGGTATTCGCGGTCGACGGGGAGCGCGTGCGCATGCAGCGCGTGGATCTCGGCGCGCCCTTCGGCTCCGGCTTCGAACTGAAACATGGTCCCGAGCCAGGAACGGTCCTGGTGCGGGATCCTTCGCCGGCGCTCGCGGATGGACAGGCGATCAAGAGAAATTGA
- a CDS encoding ABC transporter ATP-binding protein, whose amino-acid sequence MIKLSAIDKTYYRGDEAVKVLHGLSLDIPTGSFEALMGPSGSGKSTLLNLMAGLDRPSGGSIEIAGQRIDQLSESQLARWRADNVGFIFQSYNLLPVLSAVENVELPLLLTAVPARERRRRAETALRIVGLSERMHHYPRQLSGGQEQRVAIARAIVNDPKLLVCDEPTGDLDRNSADEVLRLLETLNKELHKTIVMVTHDPVAAERAGIVRRLEKGALA is encoded by the coding sequence ATGATCAAACTGAGCGCCATCGACAAAACGTATTACCGCGGCGACGAAGCCGTCAAAGTCCTCCATGGATTGAGTCTCGACATTCCCACGGGCTCGTTCGAAGCGCTGATGGGCCCCTCGGGCTCGGGCAAATCGACGCTATTGAATCTCATGGCCGGTCTGGATCGCCCGAGTGGCGGATCCATCGAAATTGCGGGGCAGCGCATCGATCAATTGAGCGAAAGCCAACTCGCTCGATGGCGGGCCGACAACGTCGGTTTCATTTTTCAGTCGTACAACCTATTGCCGGTGCTCTCGGCAGTGGAAAACGTGGAATTGCCATTGCTCCTCACCGCGGTGCCTGCGCGCGAACGGCGGCGGCGCGCGGAGACGGCATTGCGCATCGTGGGATTGTCCGAGCGCATGCACCATTATCCGCGGCAGTTGTCCGGCGGCCAGGAGCAGCGCGTGGCGATTGCACGGGCCATCGTGAACGATCCCAAGCTTCTCGTTTGCGACGAGCCCACGGGCGATTTGGATCGAAATAGCGCCGACGAAGTTTTGAGGCTGCTGGAGACGTTGAACAAAGAGTTGCACAAGACCATCGTGATGGTCACCCACGATCCGGTCGCGGCCGAACGAGCCGGCATCGTGCGCCGCCTCGAAAAGGGCGCACTCGCATAG
- a CDS encoding FtsX-like permease family protein: MNFFSIAFKNLARNRFRVVLTILGVAVPVVTFVLLRTVIWAWELGAEVAAKDRVVTRHKVTFIMTLPLRYVSELQQHAKELGVKQSTYAVWFGAKDPAHDKEFFATLGVDPKTYLDVYTEMSIAPQEKQAWLQNRKGALVGDVLARKLGWKVGDKVTLQTPFYPDTPNWEFTIEGIYQATAKSVDRSSFFFHFDYINESIPVRQRDQVGWIISRVVDPSRAAEVGVRIDKMFDEQETQTLSQDEGAFQASFLASFSALLKTLNVISIVILVIMSLILGNTIAMGVRERTNEYGVLRAVGFLPKHLVGFVLGESLLLAGFGGALGLLLAYPFVEQGLGRFIEENMGNYFPYFRVTPETALVAFLASLLVGVLAAAIPAYRVSKLRVVEALRRVA; encoded by the coding sequence GTGAACTTCTTTTCCATCGCGTTCAAGAACTTGGCGCGAAATCGCTTTCGCGTGGTCCTCACCATTTTGGGGGTCGCCGTGCCGGTGGTGACCTTCGTTCTTCTGCGCACGGTCATTTGGGCGTGGGAATTGGGCGCCGAAGTTGCGGCCAAAGATCGCGTGGTGACCCGCCACAAAGTCACCTTCATCATGACCTTGCCTTTGCGTTACGTCAGCGAACTGCAGCAGCATGCCAAGGAGCTCGGCGTGAAACAGAGCACGTACGCCGTGTGGTTCGGCGCCAAAGACCCCGCGCACGACAAGGAGTTCTTTGCGACCTTGGGCGTGGACCCCAAAACGTACCTGGACGTGTACACGGAAATGTCGATTGCGCCGCAGGAGAAGCAGGCGTGGTTACAGAACCGCAAAGGCGCGCTGGTGGGTGACGTTTTGGCGCGCAAACTCGGGTGGAAGGTGGGCGACAAAGTCACGTTGCAAACCCCGTTTTATCCGGATACGCCCAATTGGGAATTCACCATCGAGGGCATTTACCAGGCGACGGCCAAATCCGTGGATCGATCGAGCTTCTTCTTTCACTTCGACTACATCAACGAATCCATCCCTGTCCGGCAGCGCGACCAGGTCGGCTGGATCATCAGCCGCGTGGTCGATCCATCGCGCGCGGCGGAGGTGGGGGTCCGCATCGACAAGATGTTCGACGAGCAGGAAACGCAGACCTTGAGCCAGGACGAAGGCGCCTTTCAAGCGAGCTTTCTCGCATCGTTCTCGGCGCTGCTGAAGACGCTCAACGTCATATCCATCGTCATTCTGGTCATCATGTCGCTCATTCTCGGCAATACCATTGCCATGGGCGTGCGCGAGCGCACGAACGAATACGGAGTTCTGCGCGCCGTGGGCTTTTTGCCGAAGCACCTCGTGGGCTTCGTGCTCGGGGAATCGCTGCTCTTGGCCGGCTTCGGGGGCGCGCTGGGATTGCTCCTCGCCTACCCTTTCGTGGAGCAGGGCCTCGGCCGCTTCATCGAGGAGAACATGGGCAATTACTTTCCCTATTTCCGGGTGACGCCGGAGACGGCCCTCGTGGCATTCCTCGCGTCCCTGCTGGTCGGCGTTCTGGCAGCCGCCATTCCCGCTTACCGAGTATC